From the genome of Palaemon carinicauda isolate YSFRI2023 chromosome 6, ASM3689809v2, whole genome shotgun sequence, one region includes:
- the LOC137643181 gene encoding uncharacterized protein: MIDFRVDGVYYWTDSTTVLRYIRNDQTRYQTFLANRVSMIREGSDQKEWRYVNSGENPADDATHSKQSERWKKGPEFLLKEECFWPTEPAQMSDGVEGLEVKREIRPTGTRGYQIISFRIGMDIRQTDESGVAGHTEKPSSS, encoded by the exons atgatagatttcagggtagatggggtctattattggaccgACTCAACGACCGTCTTGCGCTATATTAGGAACGATCAGACCAGATACCAGACATTTTTGGCAAACCGTGtctctatgataagggagggcagtgatcagaaagagtggaggtaCGTTAACTCTGGGGAgaacccagcagacgatgcaacacattccaagcagtctgaaaggtggaaaaaaggtccggagtttctgttgaaggaggagtgtttctggccaactgagccagctcaaatgtcagatggtgtggaGGGATTGGAGGTTAAGCGTGAGATACgaccaacaggaactagaggctaccaaataattagtttcaggattgggatggacataaggcaaacag ATGAGTCAGGTGTCGCAGGGCACACGGAAAAGCCatcgagcagctaa
- the LOC137643180 gene encoding uncharacterized protein yields the protein MADLPPERVQSGKPPFYRTGVDLFGPFFIKRGRAQMKHWGVIFTCLNMRAIHLEVASNLTSDSFISAFRRFLARRGQVKTVRCDCGTNIVGSRKVLDSSYEFLAGNKVRNEFLGCGVEFILNPPGTSHFEGAWERLIGTVRRVLDIVLGTQKLDYEGLCTLFCEVEATVNSRPLTVVTSDNRDPVPLTPNKLLNMGDSPVGCDVAIGGHSKQRWKQVQHMAEQFWARWKREYLLGLQKRQKWLKERRNVRVGDVVLMVEENEARGHWPLARVVQTKVGKEGLVRTVTVRREGKEYDRPLSKLILILEEETDLMGVTER from the coding sequence atggccgatctACCACCCGAACGAGTGCAGTCGGGGAAACCCCCATTTTATCGCACCGGAGTGGACCTTTTTGGGCCATTCTTCATAAAACGAGGAAGGGCACAGATGAAgcattggggagttatattcacttgtttgaacatgagggccatacacttggaggtggcctcgaatctcacatcagattcattcattagtgccttcaggaggtttttggctCGTCGTGGTCAGGTCAAGACAGTTAGATGCGACTGCGGCACTAATATTGTGGGATCGCGGAAAGTTCTCGACTCCAGTTATGAGTTCTTGGCAGGAAACAAGGTGCGCAATGAGTTTCTCGGGTGTGGGGTGGAATTTATTCTCAATCCTCCCGGCACCTCACATTTTGAAGGAGCATGGGAGCGGTTGATAGGTACCGTGAGGAGGGTCTtagatatagtcttggggacacagAAATTGGATTATGAAGGGCTGTGTACGctcttttgtgaagtggaggcaacggttaacagcagaccccttactgtcgtcacctcagacaatagagacccggttccactcacaccgaacaagcttttaaacatgggaGATTCGCCTGTAGGCTGCGACGTTGCAATAGGTGGTCACTCTAAGCAAAGatggaagcaggtgcagcatatggccgAGCAGTTCTGGGCCCGTTGGAAACGTGAGTACCTACTGGGTCTACAGAAGAGACAGAAATGGCTCAAAGAGCGACGAAACGTCAGGGTGGGAGACGTAGTCCTTATGGTTGAAGAGAATGAAGCACGCGgccattggccattggctagagtagtgcagaccaaagtagggaaagagggtttggtgaggacggtgactgtcaggagagagggcaaggaatacGACAGACCGCTGTCGAAACTTATTTTGATTTTGGAGGAGGAGACGGATCTAATGGGCGTTACAGAGCGATAA